Proteins from a single region of Vibrio sp. DW001:
- a CDS encoding xanthine dehydrogenase family protein molybdopterin-binding subunit yields MDTVNTRFKWEEATGEAKYIADRHYPGLLEGRFYRSSCPRGVIKSVELPELPEGYHLFGADDVPGQNALPIVEIDWPAFACTEVRYVGQVIYLLVGPNPDVIETLLNKIKVDYTPLKPAYTIEQSKALIDGAIHSTDNVLDRHTLTKGDVEEGFSRAVTIIEETCSTGYQEHIYLETQGCVGYPKDGKIVIEGSMQCPFYVHHCMAVLLGHDKVRAIQCPTGGGFGGKEDYPDVLAGPLAVAVEKLQQPIRIVLERSEDIQFTSKRHPVEFHYKTGIDADGNIVAMELNFDINSGAYLSLSGIVLQRSLTTATNVYDIPNVRVEGHAWTTNTVPTGAFRGFGSPQTCFCMETHMNHIAKQIGEDPMAFKHRHFLKSDSTTLTGAAIFGELVLDQMLERILNLSDYNNKADANTILSNERAQRQGPDNEKRKGIGLAVFQHGCGFAGDLEDTLVRAKVRLLKLADGTIQILASNTDIGQGLSLTFRKIVADTLNKPLDTIQLAVPDTGIVPDSGPTVASRSILIVGYLLEKAAKKIRDNWHEGESLEIEEVYRKPDYHVWDQNTYQGNAYQATSYGMNIVEVEVDMATGETDILGAWAVYDIGHAIDPAVFKGQIDGGLVQALGYGSCEKMELNDEGVFAQKTMADYVIPTALDVPSIESDLVDNPYPYGPNGAKGGGELTHNGGAAAFSAAVESAIGERLSSIPVTPEKICQAICQSERAQNTTGGGKAK; encoded by the coding sequence ATGGATACGGTTAATACTCGATTCAAGTGGGAAGAAGCCACTGGTGAAGCTAAGTATATTGCCGACCGTCATTACCCGGGACTTTTAGAAGGGCGGTTCTACCGCTCTTCTTGCCCCAGAGGGGTGATTAAATCGGTCGAACTTCCGGAACTGCCAGAAGGCTACCATTTATTTGGTGCTGATGATGTTCCGGGACAAAATGCGCTCCCTATAGTAGAAATAGATTGGCCAGCGTTTGCTTGCACTGAAGTGCGGTATGTTGGTCAGGTTATCTATCTTTTGGTTGGTCCAAACCCAGATGTGATAGAGACATTACTGAATAAAATTAAGGTTGATTACACGCCGTTAAAACCGGCGTATACGATAGAGCAATCTAAAGCGCTTATCGATGGTGCGATTCACTCAACGGACAATGTGCTTGATAGGCACACGCTAACAAAAGGCGATGTCGAAGAGGGGTTTTCCCGTGCAGTGACTATTATTGAAGAGACGTGCAGTACGGGTTATCAAGAACATATCTATCTGGAAACACAAGGCTGTGTTGGTTATCCAAAGGATGGCAAAATTGTTATAGAGGGGTCGATGCAGTGTCCTTTCTATGTTCATCACTGTATGGCGGTACTACTTGGCCATGATAAAGTTCGTGCTATTCAATGCCCGACGGGTGGTGGATTTGGTGGCAAAGAAGACTATCCTGATGTCTTGGCTGGGCCACTGGCTGTCGCGGTTGAAAAACTGCAACAACCTATTCGAATTGTACTGGAGCGTAGCGAAGACATTCAATTTACGTCTAAGCGACACCCGGTAGAATTTCACTACAAAACCGGAATTGATGCCGATGGCAATATTGTTGCTATGGAACTCAACTTTGATATTAATTCAGGTGCTTACCTTAGCCTTTCTGGCATTGTTTTACAGCGTTCTCTCACTACGGCGACCAATGTTTACGATATCCCTAACGTTCGCGTAGAAGGGCATGCTTGGACAACGAACACTGTGCCAACAGGTGCATTTCGTGGCTTTGGTTCACCACAGACGTGCTTTTGTATGGAAACCCATATGAATCATATCGCCAAGCAGATTGGCGAAGACCCAATGGCTTTCAAGCATCGACATTTCCTAAAATCGGACTCGACTACCTTGACCGGCGCGGCTATTTTCGGCGAATTAGTGTTGGATCAAATGTTGGAACGGATACTGAATTTATCAGACTATAACAACAAGGCTGACGCGAATACGATTCTGTCAAATGAGCGAGCGCAGAGACAAGGGCCAGATAACGAAAAACGAAAAGGGATTGGGCTGGCCGTGTTCCAGCACGGTTGTGGTTTTGCTGGAGATTTAGAAGATACGCTGGTACGCGCAAAAGTGCGTCTTCTCAAGTTGGCGGACGGTACTATTCAGATCCTTGCTTCTAATACTGATATTGGGCAAGGCCTAAGCCTGACATTTCGTAAGATTGTCGCTGATACCCTAAATAAACCATTGGATACGATTCAATTAGCGGTGCCAGACACTGGCATTGTGCCGGATTCTGGCCCAACGGTCGCGTCTCGATCAATCTTGATTGTTGGCTATCTGTTGGAGAAGGCAGCCAAAAAAATAAGAGATAATTGGCACGAAGGTGAATCGCTAGAAATCGAAGAGGTTTACCGCAAGCCGGACTATCACGTGTGGGACCAAAATACTTATCAGGGCAATGCGTATCAAGCAACAAGCTACGGTATGAATATCGTTGAAGTTGAGGTCGACATGGCTACCGGCGAAACAGATATTCTCGGTGCTTGGGCAGTATACGATATTGGCCATGCCATTGATCCAGCCGTTTTCAAGGGCCAGATTGACGGAGGTTTGGTGCAAGCACTTGGTTATGGCAGTTGTGAGAAAATGGAGTTAAATGACGAGGGTGTTTTTGCTCAAAAAACAATGGCCGATTATGTCATTCCAACGGCGTTGGACGTGCCGTCGATTGAAAGCGACCTAGTTGATAACCCTTACCCGTATGGACCAAATGGTGCGAAAGGGGGAGGTGAGCTAACCCATAATGGGGGTGCGGCCGCATTTTCAGCGGCAGTAGAATCCGCTATTGGCGAACGCTTATCATCAATACCGGTCACGCCAGAGAAAATATGTCAGGCGATTTGTCAAAGTGAACGAGCACAGAATACTACTGGCGGAGGCAAGGCAAAATGA
- a CDS encoding (2Fe-2S)-binding protein, with protein sequence MKIGFYLNDELVEVDADPLQSILHTLRINLSHMATKEGCGEGECGACSILFNGELVNACMMPIGQAEGGQLMTLEGLRKTEKGLCVINALLEAKGVQCGFCTPGMVLALYALLESNAHPNELEIRTAISGNLCRCTGYGMIVDAAKIASERGEGLW encoded by the coding sequence ATGAAGATCGGATTCTATTTAAATGATGAGTTGGTCGAAGTGGACGCGGATCCCCTGCAATCAATACTGCATACACTGCGTATCAATCTCAGTCACATGGCGACCAAAGAAGGCTGTGGTGAAGGGGAGTGTGGCGCGTGTTCAATATTGTTTAATGGCGAATTGGTCAACGCTTGCATGATGCCCATAGGTCAAGCCGAAGGTGGTCAGTTGATGACACTGGAAGGGTTGCGCAAAACAGAAAAAGGATTGTGTGTCATTAATGCGCTTCTTGAAGCAAAAGGCGTACAGTGCGGATTTTGTACTCCGGGTATGGTGCTCGCGTTATATGCCTTACTTGAATCCAACGCCCATCCGAACGAGCTGGAGATTCGGACAGCGATATCAGGTAACCTCTGCCGTTGCACAGGGTACGGGATGATTGTTGACGCCGCTAAAATTGCCAGCGAAAGAGGAGAAGGGTTATGGTAG
- a CDS encoding FAD binding domain-containing protein has product MVETYRPDTLEQALDRLAVGCHTLFSGGTDLMVQHSVRPGMTPSFNQDVVFVDAIQELKHITKTCDGAYSNGDVKTALVIGAGVTLNEIEKHPMVPNVLRQSAAKIAAPALRNRATMAGNICNASPAADTLPALYLLDARVVLSSVQEVRELELEDFIIAPGRTQLRQNEMLTHIIIPQADFPVTFYHKVGTRAANALTKLSVAGLANVKEGRLVDCRIAFGAVGPTVVRSRQLETLFTGLPIEQLSEPSFIEEVITLYGKIIHPIDDQRSTADYRLQASLNLLRRWLSQLSCQ; this is encoded by the coding sequence ATGGTAGAAACATATCGTCCGGACACTTTAGAGCAGGCACTGGATAGGCTCGCGGTTGGTTGCCATACGCTTTTTTCTGGTGGCACTGATCTCATGGTACAACACAGCGTCAGACCAGGAATGACGCCGAGTTTTAATCAGGATGTCGTTTTTGTCGATGCAATCCAAGAGCTAAAGCATATTACTAAAACTTGCGATGGCGCTTATTCGAACGGTGATGTAAAAACCGCACTGGTTATCGGCGCAGGGGTGACATTAAACGAGATTGAAAAACACCCCATGGTGCCCAATGTATTACGTCAAAGTGCGGCTAAAATAGCGGCACCTGCTCTTCGTAATCGTGCCACTATGGCGGGTAATATCTGCAATGCTTCACCCGCCGCTGATACGTTGCCTGCGTTATACTTGCTAGATGCACGTGTCGTGCTGTCGTCTGTTCAAGAGGTGCGTGAATTAGAACTTGAAGACTTTATCATTGCTCCGGGACGGACCCAGCTTAGGCAAAATGAGATGCTCACTCATATCATTATTCCGCAAGCTGATTTCCCCGTGACGTTCTACCATAAGGTTGGTACCCGTGCCGCAAATGCACTGACTAAGCTTTCGGTTGCAGGGTTAGCAAACGTTAAAGAAGGCAGATTAGTTGATTGTCGGATAGCTTTTGGTGCGGTTGGGCCGACAGTGGTTCGCAGTCGGCAACTTGAGACTCTATTTACTGGATTACCCATCGAGCAACTTTCAGAGCCAAGTTTTATCGAAGAAGTGATAACCTTGTATGGCAAGATTATTCATCCAATTGACGATCAACGTTCTACCGCTGATTATCGCCTTCAGGCATCTCTTAATCTTTTACGGCGTTGGCTTAGTCAATTAAGTTGCCAATAA
- the yqeC gene encoding selenium cofactor biosynthesis protein YqeC, with protein sequence MTLGFDDNELRFLPFKASVTKPLVISLVGGGGKTSTVFWLANQFKKKGHHVFVSTTTKMYLPDSEQTDNFINLHDTNEQLITYQHLNLLEPSITFCYKNKIKTDSKNNKIKVSGVTSQFIDNLKNDSPFTVFIIESDGAKCLPIKAPNRHEPCIPNTSDIVIGVTGAEIIHTRAIPERIHRWDTFSALTQCLDGELIDHRVLGNLIEHQHGMFKHAPKDAIKIWLINKLDLATDYDKIVTLANKIISQTTTLDAIWLATMNSHTPIKDVLTRNSPIKRSS encoded by the coding sequence ATGACGTTGGGGTTTGACGACAATGAACTGCGTTTTTTACCATTTAAAGCCTCCGTAACAAAGCCGCTTGTTATTTCACTCGTAGGCGGTGGTGGTAAAACATCAACAGTGTTTTGGCTTGCCAATCAATTCAAGAAAAAAGGTCATCATGTTTTTGTTAGCACAACAACAAAAATGTATTTACCAGACAGTGAACAAACTGATAATTTTATTAACCTCCACGACACCAACGAACAACTAATAACATACCAGCACTTGAATTTATTAGAGCCGAGTATCACTTTTTGTTATAAAAATAAAATTAAAACCGATAGTAAAAATAACAAAATTAAAGTGTCGGGTGTCACAAGTCAATTTATTGATAATTTAAAAAATGACTCCCCTTTCACAGTTTTTATTATTGAGTCAGACGGTGCTAAATGTTTGCCAATAAAGGCACCTAATAGGCATGAGCCTTGCATCCCGAATACTTCAGATATAGTTATCGGTGTCACTGGTGCAGAAATTATTCATACTCGGGCGATACCCGAGAGAATTCATCGATGGGACACGTTTTCTGCACTAACCCAATGCTTGGATGGCGAACTCATAGACCACCGAGTACTGGGAAACTTGATTGAACATCAACATGGAATGTTTAAGCACGCTCCCAAAGATGCCATCAAAATTTGGTTGATAAACAAGCTGGATCTGGCCACTGATTACGACAAAATAGTAACGTTAGCCAATAAAATTATCAGCCAAACCACAACACTTGATGCCATCTGGCTTGCGACGATGAACAGTCATACCCCGATTAAAGACGTACTGACGAGAAACTCGCCCATAAAGCGCTCGTCATGA
- the ygfK gene encoding putative selenate reductase subunit YgfK, giving the protein MGDIMRPVPFGELLNRIFSEYKESQSIFGIPAKQFYRKESNKDLSVWGENCETPVGPAAGPHTQLAQNIICSWLAGGRFMELKTVQKLDTLEIAKPCIDAEDECFNTEWSTEFTLIKAYDEYLKAWIALHLLEEVFAPRLEGEAKSFVFNMSVGYDLAGIQTAPMQKYIHDMLDSSKHENFVAYIDELNRFIAKPDFANEFSSTRLNQLTETITPQLTRGVTLSTMHGCPPHEIEAICQYMIEEKGINTFVKLNPTLLGFKRVREILDNAGFDYIALSEESFGHDLQIEDAKAMLHRLVELGKAKNIGFGVKLTNTLGTLNRKGRLPDKEMYMSGRALFPLSVNVALELSREFDGTLPISYSGGASKFNIKEIFETGIRPITMATDLLKPGGYLRLTDCAKELETSDEWGMQKVDLVKLEALAAKSLVADYVQKEWRGPEEISVKKALPLTDCYIAPCVTACPISQDIPEYIRLLGEQKYTEALEVIYSRNALPAITGHICDHQCQYNCTRRDYEGALNIREMKKIALDKGWESYKAKWHEPDLDGEKFPVAVIGAGPAGLSAAYFMARAGHPVTIFEKEQNAGGVVKNIIPQFRIPAEVIQHDIDFVTAHGVHIEYGCNPNLDLDALKSSGFKYICLGIGADKGNPISLAGDNSNLYKSLEFLRQFNDGEKLELGSHVAVVGAGNTAMDSARAALKVDGVQKVTILYRRTIAEMPAYKEEYEEAVEDGVQFMFLTNPEQFNADGKLTARVMELGEPDEKGRRRPVATQETIELQVDALITAVGEQSNRDALGRIGIPMGEDGWPIVDEESCETGVENVFLMGDAHTGPSSIVSAISSGRKTATTILARESKSESLADVSSKVKAEAIYARKGDIQVQMINVNELEESDRESFIEQEASRCLECNYICSKCVDVCPNRANISLPIPGFKDQYQTLHIDAYCNECGNCAQFCPWDSKPYKDKFTIFNLRDDFANSTNEGFYVEGKEVLVRSKGETYTFNINNESELDMPVSMTDEATMISYVLAHHNYLLGSVDL; this is encoded by the coding sequence ATGGGAGACATCATGCGTCCCGTTCCGTTCGGCGAGCTTCTTAATCGTATCTTTAGCGAGTATAAAGAAAGCCAGTCGATTTTTGGGATTCCAGCAAAGCAATTTTATCGCAAGGAGAGCAACAAAGATCTTTCTGTTTGGGGTGAGAATTGTGAAACACCAGTCGGGCCGGCGGCCGGCCCGCATACTCAATTGGCGCAGAATATTATCTGCTCTTGGTTAGCGGGTGGTCGTTTCATGGAACTGAAAACAGTTCAAAAGCTTGATACGTTGGAAATCGCTAAACCCTGTATCGACGCAGAAGATGAGTGTTTTAACACCGAATGGTCAACCGAATTTACTTTAATAAAAGCGTATGACGAATATCTTAAAGCGTGGATTGCACTGCATCTATTAGAAGAAGTTTTTGCTCCACGATTAGAAGGCGAAGCAAAATCTTTTGTCTTTAATATGAGTGTGGGCTACGACCTTGCTGGGATCCAAACAGCACCAATGCAGAAATATATCCATGACATGCTTGATTCAAGCAAGCATGAAAATTTCGTTGCATATATCGATGAATTGAATCGTTTTATCGCGAAACCAGATTTTGCTAACGAGTTTAGTTCAACACGCCTTAATCAGCTTACTGAGACAATCACGCCTCAGCTGACGCGTGGTGTCACATTATCTACTATGCATGGCTGCCCACCTCATGAGATAGAAGCGATCTGTCAATATATGATCGAAGAGAAGGGCATCAACACGTTTGTGAAATTGAACCCTACTTTATTGGGCTTCAAACGTGTCCGTGAAATATTAGATAACGCCGGATTTGACTATATTGCGTTAAGCGAAGAGTCATTCGGTCACGACCTGCAGATAGAAGACGCGAAAGCAATGCTTCATCGTTTGGTCGAATTAGGCAAAGCAAAAAATATCGGATTTGGCGTTAAGTTAACCAACACTCTTGGCACGCTAAATCGTAAGGGACGTTTACCCGACAAAGAGATGTATATGTCTGGCCGAGCTTTGTTCCCACTGTCTGTTAACGTCGCCCTTGAGCTTTCTCGAGAATTCGACGGAACATTGCCCATTTCGTATTCCGGTGGTGCTAGTAAGTTTAATATCAAAGAGATTTTTGAAACGGGTATACGCCCAATAACAATGGCAACTGATTTGCTGAAGCCAGGTGGTTATCTTCGCTTGACTGACTGTGCGAAAGAGCTAGAAACCAGTGATGAATGGGGAATGCAAAAAGTTGACCTCGTGAAACTTGAAGCATTAGCGGCAAAATCGCTGGTCGCAGATTACGTACAAAAAGAGTGGCGTGGACCAGAAGAAATCAGTGTCAAAAAAGCGCTACCATTGACCGATTGCTATATTGCACCTTGTGTCACTGCCTGCCCTATTAGCCAAGATATTCCCGAGTACATTCGTCTGTTGGGCGAGCAAAAGTACACCGAAGCATTAGAGGTTATTTATTCTCGTAACGCTTTACCTGCCATTACCGGACATATCTGTGATCATCAATGCCAGTACAACTGTACCCGTCGTGACTACGAAGGAGCATTGAACATTCGTGAAATGAAGAAAATCGCACTTGATAAAGGTTGGGAAAGCTATAAAGCCAAGTGGCATGAACCTGATTTAGATGGCGAAAAATTCCCTGTCGCGGTTATCGGAGCCGGTCCTGCTGGTTTGTCCGCTGCTTACTTTATGGCACGAGCGGGTCATCCGGTAACCATATTTGAGAAGGAACAAAATGCAGGCGGTGTGGTGAAGAATATCATTCCGCAATTCCGAATTCCGGCAGAAGTGATTCAACACGATATTGATTTTGTTACCGCTCATGGTGTTCATATTGAATACGGTTGCAACCCGAATTTAGACTTGGATGCACTAAAATCAAGTGGTTTCAAATATATCTGTCTAGGAATAGGAGCGGATAAGGGCAACCCTATTTCGCTTGCAGGTGACAATAGCAACCTCTATAAATCGCTAGAATTTCTACGTCAGTTCAATGACGGTGAAAAACTGGAGCTTGGCAGTCATGTTGCGGTTGTTGGTGCAGGAAACACGGCGATGGACAGTGCTCGTGCCGCCCTTAAAGTTGATGGGGTACAAAAGGTAACCATACTGTACCGCCGCACAATTGCCGAAATGCCCGCCTACAAAGAAGAGTATGAAGAAGCGGTTGAAGATGGCGTTCAGTTTATGTTCCTCACTAATCCGGAACAGTTCAATGCCGATGGCAAGCTAACCGCTCGTGTCATGGAGTTGGGAGAGCCTGATGAGAAAGGTCGTCGTCGTCCAGTTGCCACACAGGAGACCATTGAGCTTCAGGTGGATGCACTCATTACCGCTGTTGGCGAACAGTCAAACCGAGATGCTCTTGGCCGTATTGGTATTCCAATGGGTGAGGATGGCTGGCCTATTGTTGACGAAGAAAGCTGTGAAACAGGCGTAGAGAATGTCTTCTTAATGGGTGATGCCCACACAGGTCCTTCATCTATCGTTTCTGCTATCTCCAGTGGTCGGAAAACCGCAACAACGATATTGGCCCGAGAATCCAAATCAGAAAGCTTAGCCGATGTTTCTTCTAAGGTTAAGGCCGAGGCAATATATGCACGTAAAGGTGATATTCAAGTTCAGATGATCAACGTTAACGAACTTGAAGAGTCCGACCGTGAAAGCTTCATAGAACAAGAAGCAAGTCGTTGTCTGGAATGTAATTATATCTGTAGTAAGTGTGTAGACGTATGTCCTAACCGAGCCAATATATCGTTACCTATTCCAGGGTTCAAAGACCAATACCAAACATTGCACATCGACGCTTACTGTAACGAATGTGGTAACTGCGCTCAGTTCTGCCCTTGGGACAGCAAGCCTTATAAAGACAAATTCACCATATTTAATCTACGCGATGACTTTGCAAACAGCACCAATGAAGGCTTCTACGTAGAAGGTAAGGAAGTATTAGTTCGCTCAAAAGGTGAGACATATACCTTTAATATTAATAACGAGAGTGAACTGGATATGCCTGTGTCGATGACGGATGAAGCGACAATGATTAGCTACGTTCTTGCGCATCATAATTATTTGCTTGGCAGCGTTGATTTATAG
- the ssnA gene encoding putative aminohydrolase SsnA produces MLILKNATAVQLEPALIKESVDIVLDGGVIKAIGSNLAGNYPGATVKEMNGKLVMPGIVCSHNHFYSGLARGIMADIKPSPDFISILKNLWWRMDRALDEEALYYSGLICSLEAIKNGCSSVIDHHASPNYIAGSLKTLRSGFLKAGLRGMTCYETTDRNGGMQEMMAGVEENIAFAQLIDNAKAKGEEPYLVESHIGAHAPFTVTDEGLSMMSEAVKATGRGIHIHVAEDRYDVTHSHHHYSQDIVERLDSFGLINEKTLLAHGLFLSDRDIDILNAKDGFLVHNARSNMNNNVGYNSKLTRFKNVALGTDGIGADMFEELKFAFFKHRDAGGPLWPDSFTRNLWNGNEILARNFGAKFGRLDPGNKADLTILDYTSPTPFVADNLPGHIAFGINAGNVNSVIVEGRFVYEDRSFPFDIAPIYAEARKVAQRLWKTMDRLD; encoded by the coding sequence ATGTTAATACTAAAAAATGCAACGGCGGTGCAGTTAGAACCTGCACTGATTAAGGAAAGCGTTGATATCGTACTTGATGGCGGCGTTATCAAAGCGATCGGTTCAAATCTGGCGGGTAATTACCCCGGCGCGACGGTAAAAGAGATGAATGGAAAATTGGTCATGCCGGGCATTGTATGCTCGCACAACCATTTTTACTCGGGTCTTGCTCGCGGCATAATGGCTGATATCAAGCCAAGCCCAGATTTTATTTCGATTCTGAAGAACCTTTGGTGGCGTATGGATCGAGCCTTAGATGAAGAAGCGCTGTATTACAGTGGCCTGATTTGTTCATTGGAAGCGATTAAGAATGGTTGCTCTTCGGTGATTGATCACCACGCTTCGCCAAACTATATCGCCGGTTCGTTGAAGACTTTGCGTAGCGGTTTCTTAAAAGCGGGTTTGCGTGGAATGACCTGCTATGAGACGACCGACCGTAATGGTGGTATGCAAGAAATGATGGCTGGAGTTGAGGAAAACATTGCCTTTGCTCAACTGATTGACAATGCTAAAGCGAAAGGGGAAGAACCGTATCTTGTAGAATCGCATATTGGTGCTCATGCCCCATTTACGGTGACGGATGAAGGCCTCTCCATGATGTCTGAAGCTGTTAAGGCTACGGGGCGTGGTATCCACATCCATGTCGCAGAAGACCGCTACGACGTCACTCATAGTCATCATCATTACAGTCAGGATATTGTTGAACGTTTGGACAGTTTTGGCCTAATCAATGAGAAAACCCTGTTGGCACATGGTCTATTCCTGTCTGATCGAGACATTGATATCTTGAACGCAAAAGACGGTTTCTTAGTACACAACGCCCGTTCTAACATGAACAATAATGTAGGCTACAACAGCAAGCTCACTCGCTTTAAGAATGTGGCATTGGGAACCGATGGCATTGGTGCTGATATGTTTGAAGAACTTAAATTCGCTTTCTTCAAACATCGTGATGCTGGCGGTCCTTTATGGCCAGATAGCTTTACTCGTAACCTATGGAACGGAAACGAAATTCTTGCACGTAACTTTGGGGCCAAGTTTGGTCGTCTGGACCCGGGAAACAAAGCAGATTTAACGATTCTCGATTACACCAGTCCAACGCCATTTGTGGCCGATAACCTGCCAGGGCATATTGCTTTTGGTATCAATGCGGGCAACGTCAATAGTGTTATCGTTGAAGGACGATTTGTGTATGAAGACCGATCTTTCCCATTCGATATTGCGCCTATCTATGCAGAAGCACGCAAAGTAGCGCAACGCCTTTGGAAAACAATGGATCGATTAGACTAA
- the mocA gene encoding molybdenum cofactor cytidylyltransferase, which produces MVQRQHVDCVMPAAGLSSRMGRWKMMLPYLHHTILDESIENALGFCARVILVVGHRGGELAQRYKSNSNIVVVVNPGFEQGMFGSIQHGVKQVETEKFFICHGDMPCISADVYQRVWDERGQHTVFPGTVQAPGHPVLLCYSMAAEIANAPLDSKMKKLIQSGEVKYVGMKASEILFDIDTQDAYDALCRR; this is translated from the coding sequence ATGGTTCAACGTCAACACGTAGATTGTGTGATGCCTGCTGCTGGCCTGTCATCTCGAATGGGACGCTGGAAGATGATGCTACCTTACCTTCACCATACAATCCTTGATGAAAGTATCGAAAATGCACTTGGCTTTTGCGCTCGGGTAATACTTGTCGTGGGTCACCGCGGAGGTGAGTTAGCCCAACGTTATAAGAGCAACAGCAATATAGTTGTGGTCGTAAATCCGGGATTTGAACAGGGAATGTTTGGCTCTATTCAACATGGTGTTAAACAAGTCGAAACAGAAAAATTCTTTATATGTCATGGTGATATGCCATGTATTTCTGCCGATGTTTATCAGAGGGTGTGGGATGAGCGCGGCCAACACACTGTCTTTCCCGGCACAGTTCAAGCCCCGGGACACCCGGTTTTACTCTGTTATTCTATGGCGGCTGAGATAGCCAATGCCCCTTTGGACAGTAAGATGAAAAAACTGATACAGAGTGGCGAAGTGAAATACGTGGGAATGAAGGCGTCAGAAATACTGTTCGATATTGACACGCAAGATGCCTACGACGCGCTTTGTCGGCGTTGA